In the Euphorbia lathyris chromosome 5, ddEupLath1.1, whole genome shotgun sequence genome, one interval contains:
- the LOC136228914 gene encoding cytochrome P450 71B10-like produces the protein MAPYAPFIWLSLLLVLPLYLMFKKKKQNKKLPPTPFTLPILGNWHQLSQLLHQSYSQLSKKHGPVMLVRLGQIPVLVVSSAEAARDVLKVYDIACCSRPYLAGAARLSYNFLDVGLAPYGDHWRHMKKLIVLNLFTLKRVQSFRFLREEEVELLVNSISATKTPIDLTDKLFALAANITYRMSFGIDYQGTNLDKDKFHQVVHEAHAVAGSFSMAELFPFVGWIIDWITGHHARTERVFHELDSFFEYAINDHLKPGRKKDQDDIIDVLLQVKEEQAQLGTAHFTKNNIKAVLMNLFSAGTHTSAITLNWAMAELVRNPRVLGKVQDEVRNNFGNKGKVSESDLDKLQYLKMVIKETFRMHPVGPLLLPRETISHCKINGYDVDPKTIIQVNVWAIGRDPKYWKEPEQFYPERFADSSIDYKGQNFEFLPFGAGRRMCPGIHMATVTVEYVLANLLYLLMRKEDINMEEKAGVSLAINKRTPLILVPIKRI, from the exons ATGGCTCCTTATGCTCCATTTATCTGGCTTTCTCTTCTTTTAGTCCTGCCTCTATATCTCatgtttaaaaagaaaaaacagaatAAGAAACTACCTCCAACCCCTTTCACGCTTCCAATCTTAGGCAATTGGCACCAACTTAGCCAATTGCTTCACCAATCTTATTCTCAGCTTTCCAAGAAACATGGCCCTGTCATGCTCGTTAGACTCGGTCAAATCCCGGTTCTTGTTGTCTCCTCTGCTGAGGCTGCAAGAGATGTCTTAAAAGTTTATGATATTGCTTGTTGCAGCAGACCTTACTTAGCCGGAGCTGCCAGACTTTCTTACAATTTCTTGGATGTGGGTTTAGCGCCATACGGTGATCACTGGAGACACATGAAGAAACTGATTGTTTTAAACCTCTTTACCCTTAAGAGGGTCCAATCTTTTCGGTTTCttagagaagaagaagttgaattgCTCGTCAATTCAATCTCCGCTACTAAAACTCCTATTGATCTTACTGATAAGTTGTTTGCGCTTGCTGCGAATATCACATATAGGATGTCTTTCGGGATCGATTATCAGGGGACTAACTTGGACAAAGACAAATTTCATCAAGTGGTTCACGAAGCTCACGCTGTAGCAGGAAGCTTTTCCATGGCTGAATTGTTCCCATTTGTAGGATGGATCATAGATTGGATAACCGGTCATCATGCCAGGACCGAAAGAGTGTTTCATGAACTAGATAGTTTCTTCGAATATGCAATAAATGATCACCTTAAACCTGGAAGGAAAAAAGACCAGGATGACATAATCGATGTTCTACTACAAGTGAAGGAAGAGCAAGCTCAACTCGGAACTGCTCACTTCACTAAGAATAACATTAAAGCAGTCCTCATG AATTTATTTTCAGCTGGCACACATacttctgcaattactttgaaTTGGGCCATGGCAGAGTTAGTCAGGAATCCAAGAGTGCTGGGGAAAGTGCAAGATGAAGTTAGAAACAATTTTGGAAACAAAGGAAAAGTGAGCGAAAGTGATCTTGACAAGCTTCAATATCTGAAAATGGTAATAAAAGAAACTTTCAGAATGCACCCTGTTGGCCCTCTTCTGTTGCCCAGAGAAACCATTTCTCACTGTAAAATCAATGGTTATGATGTCGATCCTAAGACAATCATCCAAGTCAATGTCTGGGCAATCGGACGAGATCCGAAATACTGGAAGGAACCAGAGCAGTTTTATCCCGAAAGATTTGCTGATAGCTCTATTGACTATAAAGGACAGAATTTCGAGTTCTTGCCATTTGGGGCTGGCAGAAGAATGTGTCCAGGGATACATATGGCAACTGTAACAGTAGAATACGTACTCGCAAACCTTTTGTACTTGTTAATGAGGAAAGAAGACATCAACATGGAAGAGAAAGCTGGTGTTAGTCTTGCTATTAATAAAAGGACACCTCTCATCCTTGTTCCTATAAAGCGTATTTAG